One genomic region from Yamadazyma tenuis chromosome 4, complete sequence encodes:
- the CDC54 gene encoding MCM DNA helicase complex subunit (EggNog:ENOG503NWYY; COG:L): MSSPIHNVDELPEDPSLRETESQSQTQHQVVPSSPLFFNSSSSQLHSDANNPGRNAPGSSQRTRAGDISSPLHYSSSSAHHNSENNRGPSSGRNIRTDRLTSEVDRIVRRHNRSDIQDTTSSPLRRRAFMDSPHGSQESTQPPPNPSSSNPNSDNLTGADDEPVRVIWGTNVSIQDCSNAFRDFLMSFKMKYRRLHDQGEVVFEDNELYYVQQLNNMRELGLTNLNLDAKNLLAYPASRKLYYQLLNYPQEVIPIMDQTTKDCMVSLVMDDNGFDNTATTSVDEIETNIYTVRPYNINQVERGMRELNPNDIDKLVSVKGLVLRATAIIPDMKVAFFKCNACDHTIAVEIDRGVISEPSKCPREVCGQSNSMSIIHNRSSFADKQVIKLQETPDLVPDGQTPHSINLCVYDDLVDSCRAGDRIEVCGIFRSLPVRSNPRMRAVKSLYKTYLDVVHVKKIDKKRLGADVSTLQQEATDKEQEVEQVRKITADEIEKIREISQRDDLYEVLARSLAPSIYEMDDVKKGVLLQLFGGANKTFKKGGRYRGDINILLCGDPSTSKSQLLQYVHRISPRGVYTSGKGSSAVGLTAYITRDVDTKQLVLESGALVLSDGGVCCIDEFDKMSDSTRSVLHEVMEQQTISVAKAGIITTLNARTSILASANPINSRYDPNLPVTSNIDLPPPLLSRFDLVYLMLDKVDEKIDRQLARHLTDMYLEDVPDKVTNYFVLSVEFLTTYIQWAKENINPVITPESKNELVRAYVEMRKMGDDSRASEKRVTATTRQLESMIRLSEAHAKMRLSSTVDLIDVKEAVRLTKSAIKDYATDPITGRIDMDMIQTGTTSAQRRMQEDLNNEVLSLIEANNNAIRFNELAVKINEKSSVRVENTDLTDAIKRLAQEGKVIETGDSHRRTIRKAMGV; this comes from the coding sequence ATGTCGTCGCCAATTCACAACGTGGATGAACTCCCCGAAGATCCAAGCTTGCGGGAAACTGAATCCCAGTCGCAGACCCAGCACCAAGTGGTCCCCTCGTCTCccttgttcttcaactcatcgtCTTCTCAACTACACTCCGATGCCAATAACCCAGGTAGAAACGCCCCTGGCAGCAGCCAGAGAACCCGGGCCGGCGATATATCGTCTCCCTTACACTACTCGTCGTCCTCGGCTCACCACAACTCCGAAAACAACCGGGGACCCTCTTCTGGCAGAAATATCAGAACTGACAGGTTGACCAGTGAGGTCGACAGAATCGTCAGAAGACACAATAGAAGTGACATCCAGGACACCACCTCATCGCccttgagaagaagagcGTTCATGGACTCTCCTCACGGGTCGCAAGAGTCCACACAACCGCCACCCAACCCCTCGTCGTCAAACCCCAATTCTGACAACTTGACGGGCGCCGACGATGAACCAGTCCGAGTGATTTGGGGAACCAATGTATCGATCCAGGACTGCTCCAACGCGTTCCGGGACTTCTTGATGTCGTTCAAAATGAAGTACAGACGATTACATGACCAGGGCGAAGtggtgtttgaagataACGAACTTTATTATGTGCAacaattgaacaacatgAGAGAATTGGgcttgaccaacttgaacttggacgccaaaaacttgttggcgTACCCGGCATCCCGCAAGCTCTACtaccagttgttgaactACCCACAAGAAGTGATCCCCATCATGGAccaaaccaccaaagacTGTATGGTctcattggtgatggatGACAACGGATTTGACAACACCGCTACCACCAGCGTCGACGAGATCGAAACCAACATCTACACGGTTCGCCCTTACAACATCAACCAGGTGGAACGAGGAATGCGGGAATTGAACCCCAATGATATCGATAAACTTGTGAGTGTCAAAGGTCTTGTGTTGAGAGCTACTGCCATTATCCCCGATATGAAGGtggccttcttcaagtgtaATGCCTGTGACCACACAATCGCAGTGGAAATCGATCGGGGAGTGATCTCAGAGCCATCCAAGTGTCCACGAGAAGTTTGTGGCCAGTCGAACTCGATGTCCATCATCCACAACCGATCTTCGTTTGCTGATAAGCAGGTGATTAAATTACAAGAAACCCCCGACTTAGTTCCAGATGGACAAACCCCCcactccatcaacttgtgTGTTTATGATGACTTGGTCGACAGTTGCCGAGCTGGTGACAGAATCGAGGTGTGTGGGATTTTCCGGTCGTTGCCCGTGAGGTCTAATCCCCGTATGCGAGCTGTCAAGAGCTTATACAAGACGTATTTGGACGTGGTTCACGTGAAGAAAATCGATAAGAAACGATTGGGAGCCGATGTTTCGACCTTACAACAAGAAGCCACCGATAAGGAGCAGGAGGTGGAACAGGTAAGAAAAATCACTGCCGATGAGATCGAGAAAATCCGTGAAATCAGCCAGAGAGATGACTTGTACGAGGTGTTGGCCCGGTCATTGGCCCCGTCCATCTACGAAATGGACGACGTCAAGAAGGGAGTGTTGTTGCAGCTCTTTGGTGGGGCCAACAAGACATTCAAGAAAGGTGGCCGGTACAGAGGAGACATCAATATCTTATTGTGTGGAGACCCGTCGACGTCCAAGTCCCAGTTGTTGCAATACGTTCACCGTATCTCTCCTCGAGGAGTCTACACGTCGGGTAAAGGTTCTTCGGCCGTGGGGTTGACAGCCTATATCACTCGGGACGTTGATACCAAGCAACTTGTGCTTGAAAGTGGAGCGTTGGTGTTGTCGGACGGAGGAGTGTGTTGTATTGATGAGTTCGACAAGATGAGCGACTCTACCCGGTCGGTGTTGCACGAGGTGATGGAACAACAGACGATTTCGGTGGCTAAGGCTGGGATTATCACCACTTTAAATGCCCGGACGTCGATTTTGGCGTCGGCCAACCCCATCAACTCTCGCTACGACCCCAACTTACCCGTGACCTCCAACATCGACTTACCACCTCCGTTGCTCTCGAGGTTTGACTTAGTAtacttgatgttggatAAGGTGGATGAGAAAATTGATAGGCAATTAGCCCGTCATTTGACCGATATGTACTTGGAGGATGTTCCTGATAAGGTCACCAACTATTTCGTGTTGTCGGTGGAGTTCTTGACCACTTACATTCAGTGGGCCAAAGAAAACATCAATCCGGTCATTACACCTGAAAGTAAAAATGAGTTGGTCAGAGCCTACGTGGAGATGAGGAAAATGGGGGATGACAGCAGGGCGTCCGAGAAGCGGGTCACCGCTACCACCAGACAGTTGGAGTCGATGATCCGGTTATCGGAAGCACACGCAAAGATGAGGTTATCGTCGACGGTGGACTTAATTGATGTTAAGGAAGCGGTACGGTTGACCAAATCGGCCATTAAGGACTATGCCACCGACCCCATCACCGGGCGTATCGACATGGATATGATCCAAACCGGTACCACCTCGGCCCAGAGAAGAATGCAAGAGGACTTGAATAATGAGGTGTTGTCTCTCATTGAGGCCAATAATAATGCCATCAggttcaacgagttggcGGTGAAGATCAATGAGAAGTCGTCGGTGAGGGTGGAAAATACCGACTTGACTGATGCTATTAAGCGGTTGGCCCAGGAGGGCAAGGTGATTGAAACTGGTGATAGTCACCGGAGAACCATTCGGAAGGCCATGGGTGTATAA
- the ELP4 gene encoding Elongator subunit elp4 (EggNog:ENOG503NVWH; COG:B,K), with the protein MSFRKRSEVINGTPRTPAVPGRAGGPSPIPGRTPTPGVPGRIPSTVPGRGPLPGRSQKAKPPGPQKSDETVSPEPELSNIGIRPSVITSQPTISTGTADLDKILAHQGLPLGASLLIEESGTTDFGSILLRCFAAQGILHNRVDEAKKSNAHVIVVGLSHEWAKDLPGMYKGSSKDKKKALIKSEENKINVSNMSQSSNTQERDLKIAWRYGLNKKVQDENLSEVNENYNHQFDITERLRPVPSANEMTFIQLSTDYKKLVSTISATIEQQIKAYSSKTIRLVIPNLLIPSIYPPSLSQSTFMIPFFHSLRSLLRQYPNHLSMAVSLPVDLYPRSSHLITTLENLVDSVIHLQPFNQAMSQLIERAYKNEPGKIQHGLVNILKLPVLAERGLMTIHNGEYAFKNGRKRFEIEEWGIPIEDDATDANNTPSTEGHVPEKQTSKNIDF; encoded by the coding sequence GAATCCCCTCTACTGTTCCTGGCAGAGGTCCTTTACCAGGTAGAAGCCAAAAGGCAAAACCTCCAGGACCACAAAAGTCCGATGAAACCGTATCTCCAGAGCCAGAGCTTTCAAATATCGGCATCAGGCCCTCGGTAATCACGTCCCAGCCAACTATATCGACAGGAACAGCGGATCTagacaagatcttggctCATCAGGGTCTTCCACTCGGTGCCTCattgttgattgaagagTCTGGTACCACTGATTTCGGGTCTATTTTGCTCCGATGCTTTGCTGCTCAAGGGATACTTCACAACCGAGTAGATGAggccaaaaagtccaacgCCCATGTGATTGTGGTGGGATTATCTCATGAATGGGCCAAGGACTTGCCTGGAATGTACAAAGGGTCTTCCAAAGATAAGAAGAAAGCGTTGATCAAGAGCGAGGAAAACAAGATTAATGTGTCCAACATGTCCCAGTCGTCTAACACCCAAGAGAGAGACTTGAAAATCGCTTGGAGATATGGGTTGAATAAGAAGGTCCAGGATGAAAACTTGAGTGAAGTTAATGAGAACTACAACCACCAGTTTGACATCACAGAGAGATTACGGCCTGTTCCCAGTGCCAATGAAATGACGTTCATTCAGTTGTCTACCGACTATAAGAAGCTCGTTTCCACCATCTCTGCTACCATTGAGCAGCAGATCAAAGCTTACTCGTCGAAAACAATCAGACTTGTGATCCCCAACTTATTAATTCCTTCTATATATCCGCCGTCACTCTCCCAGTCTACGTTCATGATCCCGTTTTTCCATAGCTTGAGGTCCTTGTTACGGCAGTATCCCAACCACTTATCGATGGCAGTGTCTCTTCCGGTTGACTTGTACCCCAGATCTTCGCATTTGATCACCACcttggagaacttggtAGACTCGGTCATCCACCTCCAGCCGTTCAACCAAGCGATGTCCCAGTTAATCGAAAGGGCATACAAGAACGAGCCGGGCAAAATTCAACACGGGTTGgtgaatatcttgaagttgcCGGTGTTGGCAGAAAGAGGATTAATGACCATTCACAACGGTGAATACGCCTTTAAAAACGGCCGTAAAAGGTTTGAGATCGAGGAATGGGGCATTCCCATCGAGGATGATGCCACTGACGCCAATAACACTCCATCCACTGAAGGACACGTTCCGGAAAAGCAAACCTCCAAGAATATAGACTTTTAA